The genomic stretch AATTGCCGGAAGCGCCCCTCGAAGGCGTCGTCGCCCCTGAAGAACAGCTTGCCCTCAGCGCCGCTGGCGCTTCCCCTGCTGCCGCCCCTGCCGAAGAAGAAGAAAACGCGTGAACCTCGACGACATCCGCAAGCACATCGACGATATCGACGGCCAGCTCCTCGATCTCCTCTCCTCCCGAGCCGACCTGGTCCATCAGGTGGGCGAGGTGAAAAAGCGCGACGGCCTCCAGATCTACGCCCCGGAGCGCGAGGAAGCGCTGCTGCGCCGGCTGATCGAGCGCAACAAGGGCCGCCTGCCGGAGAAGTCGATCCGCGCGATTTATCGCGAGATCATGTCCGCCGCGCTCGCCTTGGAGGACGACCTAAAGATCGCCTACCTCGGCCCGGAAGGCTCGTGGACCCATCAGGCGGCGATCAAGAAATTCGGCCACTCCGTGGACTACACGCCCCTGCCGAATTTCTCCGAAGTCTTCGACCAGGTGGCCCGCCGTCGCGCCGATTACGGCGTGGTGCCGATCGAGAACTCCACCGAAGGCGCGGTGAACCACACGCTGGATCTGTTCGTGGATTCACCGCTGCAGATCTGCGCGCAGATCCTGCTGCGAATTGAGAACTGCCTGATGGCGGACGTACCGCGGGAGCAGATCAAGTCCCTCTACTCGCATCCGCAGGCACTCGCCCAGTGCCGCGGATGGATCCTGAAGCACTTCCCCAAAGCCGACCTGGTGGAAGTTTCCTCCACGACCCGTGCCGCCCAGCTTGCGAAGGAAAATGTCGCCGACGGAGCCGCCGCGATCGGCAGCCCGGCCGCCGCGGAGATGTACGGGCTGACCGTGCTGGAAGAGTCCATCCAGGACCGTGCGACGAACACCACGCGCTTTCTCGTGATCGGCGAAAAGACCTGCCCGCCGACCGGCAAGGACCGCACCTCGCTGCTCTTCGCCATCCACGACCGCCCCGGCTCCCTGGTCCGCGCCTTGCAGGCCTTCGACCAATTCCACATCAACATGTCGAAGATCGAGTCCCGCCCCTCCAAGCGGAAGGACTGGGAATACATCTTCTACGTCGATCTTTCCGGCCACTGCGAGGATCCGGTGGTCAAGGGCGGCATCGAGGAACTGGAGAAGCACTGCTCGATGGTGAAGCTGCTAGGGTCGTATCCAGATGCCGGGGAGTAAGAGTCGCTCTCTTCTGATAAGTCCGCCCCAGCAGTCGGAGACCCGGACTGCTGCCCCCGATTTTCACCGTCCCTTCGCCAGCACGCCGCTCCAAAACCCCGGCAGCTTCGCGGTTATCTGATCGAGCGCCTTCTTCTTCGCGTTCCGCTTCGAGCGTTCCTGCGCGTTGTGAAGATCCATCCCCGCGGTCAGGCCCTTGTTGGTAGCTGCCTCCTCCAGCACTCCGTAAAGATAGCCCGTGCGAGCGTCGCGCACCATCAAGGTAGCAGTCGCGGTCACCGTATAAGCATTCGTGGGAGCGAGCCCCAGCGTCGCCACGCTCAATGGCAGGAAGGCATCGCTCGACCGGTCGCTGGCCTCGAAGCGATAGATCGCCACCAGATCCGCGCCCACCTTGCGGGCCTCGGCATCCAGCTCACGATATGACTTCACTTCGCTGATCAGGGCCACGCGATTGAGGCTGACCAGCCCCGCCACACCCGGCAGCGACGAGGCCGCAGCCGCGTGCTCCGTCTGCTCCACATCGGTCTCCGGGATCATCCGGAAACCGCCATGGGAGCCCTCGATCCGGACCACCGCGACGCGGGCCGGAAAGTGGACCGTCGGGCGCGCATGCGAGGACTCCTCGATCGCGCCCGACGATCCGGGTGTCACGGGCTGGGAATAGCTCGTGGGCGTGTCGTAGTGACAGGCGCCGTTGAGGAAAACGGTGACGAGTAGGGAGGCACAAAAGCGGTTCATCGGTGCGGAGGCTAACAGTCGACCTGTTCATTCCATGAATCGAAAGACACCCGATCATCATCGACAGAAACGATCATCCTTCCATCACCTTCAAGCCCCAGTAATTGCCCATCGAAGCCTTGGCGAACCCAGGCCAGATGTTCACGCTCCGCCCGTGCCCGACGCCTACGACCTCGCCCGCTCGCTGCTCTTTTGCCTCGATGCCGAGTCCGCCCACCACCTGAGCTTGCGCGGCCTGCGGATGGCGGAGAAATCCGGCGTGCTGCCCCTGCTCTTCCCCGCGGATGAGTTTGTCTCGCCGGTCGAAGTGATGGGCCTGCGCTTCCCGAATCGCGTCGGCCTCGCGGCGGGTCTCGACAAGGAAGGCAACACCATCGACGCGCTCGGCCGGCTCGGCTTCGGCTTCGTCGAGATTGGCACCATCACGCCCCGACCTCAGGCAGGAAATCCCAAGCCGCGCTTGTTCCGCCTGATCGAGCATGAGGCAATCATCAATCGCATGGGCTTCAACAATCCGGGCATCACCGCCGGCGTGGAAAACGTGCGTGGCTCGAAGCACTTCGAAGGCGTGATCGGTTTCAACATCGGCAAGAACAAGGACACGCCGAACGAGAACGCTGCGGACGACTACCTCGCTTGCCTCAAGGCCGCCTACCCGGTGGCGGATTACATCGCAGTGAACCTTTCCTCACCGAACACACCCGGCTTGCGCGACTTGCAGGGCGAAGAGGCTTCGGCGCGTTTGTTAGAGCGGCTGAAGAAGGAGCAGGCGGCGCTTGAAAAGGAGCATGGCAAGCGCGTGCCGCTGCTCTTCAAGGTGGCGCCTGACATCGATCCGCCCCACGTCACAGCCCTGGCCAAGGTCTTCCTCGATGGCGGGCTCGACGGGCTGATCGCGACCAACACCACACTAGCCCGCGAACCGGTGGCCGGCCACCCGCGGGCAAACGAGGCCGGCGGGCTTTCCGGCCGTCCGCTCACCCAGCGCAGCACCGAAATCATCCGCGCCTTTTCGTCGGAGTTCGGCGGAAAAGTCCCCATCATCGGGGTCGGCGGGATTTCCTGCGCGGCGGATGCGGTCGAGAAAATCCACGCCGGAGCCAGCTTGGTCCAAATCTACTCGGCCTTCATTTACCAAGGCCCGCGGCTGGTCCATGAATGCGCCCGGGCGCTCGATACTTTGGACTTGTGAATAAATTTTTCACGCGGAACGTCTCATTTGTCGCCGCATTCCGCCTTGCACAACAAGCATTCTGGCGGAAGCAGTCTCTAGAATCAGAACCAATCGAACCATGAAGAAATCCCTTGCTCTCCTCGCCATCGCCGCCGGTCTTGCCACCAGTTGTTCCGGCCCCACTGGCCCGAATACGCAGCGCGGTGCCGTGATCGGTGCCCTTGGTGGTGCCGCCGCCGGCGCGGTGATCGGAAATCAATCCGGCCGTGCCGGCGAGGGAGCCCTGATCGGGGGGGCCGCCGGTGCCGCAGGCGGCGCAGCAATCGGCAACGCCCAGGACACCGAAAATCGTCGTCGCTACAACGGAGGCTACTGACCCAAGCCGAGTTGATTTTTGACGCCGGGCAGGCCTCACGGCCTCGCCCGGCATTTTTATGGGATAAATCCGGGCTCCTGCTCCTCTATTCAGCAATCAAGTCTCCGTCATGCGATTTCAACGCCTCCTCATCACCACGCTGTTAGCCGGCTTCATCTCCTCAAATCCGCCGGCCCAAGCCCAAGAGGACCTGTTGGACAGCCTGATGCCGAAACTGGGTGATGAAGCCACCTCGGACACCGTGGCGACTCTGGTGCCGGAGGTGAAGTCCGTTGCTCCAGGGAAGCCGTTCTCCGTGGCGCTGAAACTTCAGCATCCAGCCGGATGGCATAGTTACTACCTGAACTCCGGGGGCATTGAGAAATCGCCGGAGATCAAATGGACCTTGCCGGAAGGTTTCACCGCATCGGAACTCCAATGGCCGACGCCCGAGGTGACCGATGGCCTCTTCGGCAAGAGCTTCTCCTATTCGGGAACTCCGGTTTTCCTCACCGAGATCACTCCCCCGGCGAATCTTCCGGCTGGCTCCACGATCACCCTGAAAGCCTCCGCCGTTTGGCAGATCTGCCGTGAAGGACAATGCCGCGACGAACCCAAGGACGGCCCGGCAAAGTTCGAAATCGCCCTTCCTGTCAACGCCAGTTCGGAACCGGATCCCACGCAGGTGCCCCTCTTCGCCGCAGCCCGCGCCGAGATTCCGCAACCCGCGAAAGATTGGTCCGTCACTGCAGAGACCAGCGGAACAGAACTGCGGCTTCGCTTGAAAGGCGTTACCGCTGATCTCTCCCAAGCTTCCCTCACCTTCATCCCTGACTATCCGTTCATCGCACTGGCGCTGGATGGAGCGGGCCTGACCCGCGACGGCGACGACTGGTTGCTTACCCTCAAGCGCGTCACCAAGGATCCGGTGCTCGACCAACCTGTGCCGCAGGGCAAGGAGATCGCTGGGGTGCTCGTCGGCAAGTCCGCCATCACCGGCGAGAGCAAGGTCGTCCAAGTGCCGCCGACTAAGATTGGCAAGGCACCCGCCGCGCCCCTTTCCCTCGCAGCCTTCCTGCCGGTGCTCGGCGGCATGCTGTTAGGAGGCCTCATCCTGAACCTCATGCCCTGTGTCTTTCCCGTCATCGGGCTCAAGATCATGGGCTTCGTCCAACAGTCGGGCCAGGACCGGAAGAAGATCGTTCTCCATGGCCTCGCCTTCACCGCTGGCGTCCTGATCTCCTTCTGGGCATTGAGTGGCGTTCTCTTTGCTCTCCGCTCCGCCGCCGGTCCAGGACAAGAGATCGGCTGGGGTTACCAGCTTCAGAATCCTTGGACCGTGCTCGTCCTGATGCTGCTCATGTTCGTGATGGGCCTGAGCATGTATGGCATCTTCGAGATCGGGACCTCGGTCACGTCGGTCGGGGGCAAGCTCCAGACCAAGCAAGGCGTCAGCGGCTCCTTTTTCTCCGGCATCCTCGCCACCGTGGTCGCTACTCCTTGTTCCGCTCCTTTCCTCGGGGCCGCCATCGGTGCCGCCATCGCGCTGCCACCGTTTCAATTCTTCACGGCCTTCACCGCGATGGCGCTTGGGCTTTCACTGCCCTACCTGATCCTTTCGATTTTCCCGAAGCTGGTCGACCTGCTTCCCCGCCCGGGTGCGTGGATGGAAAGTTTCAAGCAGGCGATGGCTTTCCTCCTCTTCGCCACGGCCGGCTACCTGCTGTGGGTCTACGTTGGGCAGATCGACCTGGACAACATGCTCAACGTCATCTTCGGCCTGACCGCGGTGGCGATTGCCGCGTGGATCTTCGGACGCTGGCATTCCCCTTTCCGCAGCCGCCGGGTGAAGACAGTGGCGCTCGTCCTCACCGTGCTCTTTGCCGCCGGCGGCGTGAAACTTGCCGCTCCGCCGGCAAAGTCGGAGATCACGTGGGAACCATGGAGCCAAGCCCGAGTCGACGAATTGCTCGATGAAGGCACGCCCGTCTATGTGGACTTTACCGCCAAATGGTGCGCCACTTGCCAGCTCAACAAAAAGCGGGCCTATCCAAAGGAAGTCGTGGCCCTGATGAAGGAGCGCGGCATGGTCCTGATGCGCGCCGACAAGACCAATCCCGACCCGGCCATCGATGCCAAGCTGGAGGAACTCGGTCGCTCAGCGATCCCCGTGAACGTGCTCTACGTCCCCGAAAAGGACCCGGTGATTACCCCGGAACTCCTTGATGCTGGCTACATGAAGGATCTGATCACCCGCGAGGTCCCGCTTCCGGAGAAAAAGTAGCCGGGAACGAACGACTCAATCCATTCTTCCCTCTGGCACGGCCCGCGCTCATGCTGGGGAAGTGAGCGACATTCCCCAATTGGTCCGCGACGATCCGTGGCTTGAATCCCATGCCGGGTCGATCCAGCAACGCATCGACCGCTTCCGGGCCACCCTTTCCGACATCGAAGCCCGCAGCGGCAGCCTCGCTGCCCACGCCGCCGGCCACCAGCTCACCGGAATCCATCGCCAGCCCGACGGCGGCTGGATGATCCGCGAGTGGCTGCCCAAGGCGAAAGCCGTCTCGCTCGTCGGCGATTTCAACGGCTGGAACCGCGACAGCCACCCGCTCGCTCCGGCGCGCGGCGGCGTGTGGCAGCTCCACTTGCCCGCCGGAACGCTCGGCCATGGCCAGAAGGTCAAGCTGCACATCACCGGAGCCGATGGTTCGCACCGCGACCGCATCCCGGCGTGCATCCTGCGTGCCGTGCAGGATCCGGAGACCCACGACTTCTCCGGCCAGATCTGGGAACCGGAGGAGCAGTATGTCTGGAGAAACGACTTCGACCCCTCATCGGTGAAGGTGCCGCTGATCTACGAAGCCCATGTCGGCATGTCGGGGGAAGAAGGCCGCGTGCACTCCTACCGCGAGTTCGCCAATGCCACCCTGCCCCGCATCGCTGCCGGCGGCTACAATGTGGTCCAGCTCATGGCGGTGCAGGAGCACCCCTACTATGGCTCCTTCGGCTATCACGTCTCCTCGTTCTTCGCACCGTCGTCGCGCTTCGGCACGCCGGAGGACCTGAAGTATCTCGTCGATACCGCCCACGGCCTGGGGATCGCGGTCTTGTTAGACATCGTGCACTCGCATGCCGTGAAGAACATCGCCGAGGGGCTCAACGACCTCGACGGCTCCGGCAATCTCTACTTCCACGGCGATGACCGCGGCGATCACCCGCAGTGGGATTCCAAGGTCTTCGACTACGGCCGCCCGGAAGTCCGCCAGTTCCTCCTCTCCAATGTCCGCCACTGGCTCGATGAGTTCCACTTCGATGGTTTCCGCTTCGATGGCATCACCTCGATGCTCTACTGGCACCGCGGCACGGAGGCCTTCGACAACTACGACAAGTACTTCACCCATGGCGTGGACAATGACGCCATCCTCTACCTCCAGCTCGCCACCACCCTGGCGCAGGAGCTGCGGCCCGGCGCGATCGTCATCGCGGAAGACATGTCCGGCATGCCCGGCCTCTGCCGGCCGGTGAAGGAAGGCGGCGTCGGCTTCACCCACCGTCTGGCGATGGGCATCCCCGACTTCTGGATCAAGCTGCTCAAGCACACCCGCGACGAGGATTGGAACCTCGACGAGATCTGGGGCACGCTGGTCAACCGCCGCCACGGCGAGGCCAATATCGCCTACGCCGAAAGCCACGACCAGGCGCTGGTGGGCGACAAGACCCTCGCCTTCTGGCTGATGGACGAGAAGATGTATTGGAACATGGGCAAGGACGATCCCGACCCCGTGGTCGAGCGCGGCATCGCCCTGCACAAGATCATCCGCCTGCTCACCTTCGCACTCGGCGGCGAGGGCTGGCTGAATTTCATGGGCAACGAGTTCGGCCACCCCGAGTGGCTGGATTTCCCGCGCGAAGGCAATGGCTGGTCCTACCACTACTGCCGCCGCCAATGGTCGCTGGCCGAAAATCCCGCGCTGAAATACGTGTGGATGGGCGCCTTCGACCGGGCGATGTTGGAAACCGGCAAGCAGCACGGCCTGCCGGGTGCCGAGCGGGCGCAGAACATATGGATGGACTACGAGGCGAAAATCATGGCCGCCCGTCGCGGCGACCTGGTGTTCGTCTTCAATCTCTCCGTGGACCAATCGCGGCCGGACTTTGAAGTCCCCGTGCCTGGCACAGGTGCCTACCGCCTCGTCCTTGACACCGACGCCTCCGTCTTCGGCGGCCAAGGCCGGGTCGACGCGAGCATCGAGTATCCGGTCTCGGCGGAGGGCAAGCTGACGATCTACTCCCCGGCGCGCACGGCGATGGTGTTTGCACCGGCAGGGTAATGCGCAGTGCCCGGAGCGAAGGATTGTGGAAGAAGGCATGGGAAACCCCTAGCCGTTGAAACATGTCGGCCCGGACCTCAACCGCGCACTCGTCAAACCGTTTGGGAGTCGCCCTCTTGATCGCCGCACTGGTCTGCTGGATCGGATTTCATCTGCTTCCGATCGATGACTACATGCGAGGCTGGGAACTGTGGAAGCGGATCTGGGAAATCACGACAAGGGGTTACCGGCCCGGATGGCAAAACCTGATCGCCATCTCAGCCTTCCTCGCGATTGCGATCCTGGTGACGGCATCGCCGTTCGTGACGCTCCCTCTGCGGACCTCCAAGCCCTGCCGTTGGCTGGCGATCGTGGCGTCAGGAGCCGCTTTGCTAGGCTTGGGCAGCCTGATCGTGATGGACTTTCCGGGTGGTCCTGCATCGGCCCTTCTCCTAGCGGCGATGGCCCTGAACTTTGTCGGCCTGATCTGCCTCCGCTCCCCCCGTTTGGAGTCAGGTCCGGATGCTCCGTAGGCCTCCTCCGCTTCGCCGGGGGAATCCCATTGCGCTTTGGCACAAAACCAACCCCAAGCATGTCCGCCGTGACATCCACGCTCGACCTGCGGGCAGGGCGTCTTATTTCTGACGGCGATGGCTGCCGCAACCCAAGCCCGCCCCGCGGGCAAGAATGTCCTGCTCATGGGCACCTGCCTGTGCGACGCGTTTTACGACGACGTCGCCCGCGCCACCGTGGAGGTGCTGGAGCATCTGGGCGTGACCGTGCATTTCCCGGAGAACCAGACCTGCTGCGGCCAGCCGGCCTTCAATTCGGGCGACTGGCCAGCCTCGCGAAAGGTGGCTCGCTACACCGCTGGCGTTTTTTCCGGCGATCTGCCGGTGATCGTGCCGAGCGGCTCCTGTGCGGCGATGAATTTCCACGGCAATCCGCTCCAGTTCGAGGAGTGCCCGGATCCGTCGATCGACTCGCTGGCCCGCCGGACCTGGGAGGTCTGCGACTTCATCGTCAACGGGCTCGGCGTCCACGAATGGAAGGGCGCGTTCGAGAAACCAACGCGGCTCGCCTTCCACCGCTCCTGCCACAGCCGGGGGACCAATACCGGCGAGGCGATCACCGCGCTGTTGTCCTCGATCCAAAACGCGGAGGTCATCCCCTTCGGCCAAGCCGAGCAATGCTGCGGCTTCGGTGGCACCTTCTCGGTGACCTTTCCCCACATCTCGGGGCGGATGGGCTCGCTGAAGCTCGACCACATCCTCGACGTGCAGCCGGACCTGCTGGTCAGCGGCGATATGTCCTGCCTGATGCACATCACCGGCCTCGCCCGCGTCCAAGGCCGGCCCATCGAACACAAGCACGCGATCCAGGTCCTGCGCGACACCTTGCGATGACGGAGGAGCAAAAAATGCTCGCCGGCGAGCCCTACTCGTCGCGCGATCCGGAACTCATCGAGCAGTATCACCTCAGCCGGGCGTTGCTGAAGGAGTTCCACGCGCTGGACTCGCGCGACCTTGCCCGACGGACGCGGGTGTTAGGAAAGCTCTTCCGCCATCTCGGCGATGGTGCATGGCTCGAAGCACCCTTCGCCTGCGAATACGGCCGCTACATTTCCATCGGCCGGAACACCTTCGTGAACGTCAACTGTGTCTTCGCCGACAACAACTTCATCACCATCGGCGACGACACTCTGATCGGCCCTGCGGTGCAGATCTACACCGCGGGACATCCGCTGTTGCCGGAGGAGCGGGCCAGTCCACCCGGTTCCGCCTCTCCATACGTGACCACCGGCAAACCTGTCAGCATCGGCAATCAATGCTGGATTGGTGGCGGCGCGATCATCCTTCCCGGCGTGACCATCGGCGACGGCTGCACCATTGGTGCCGGCAGCGTCGTCACCAAATCTATCCCCTCCCGCAGTGTTGCCGCAGGCAATCCGTGCCGTATTCTCAAGACCCTGCCATGATCGATCACCAGCTCATCGACACCTACGCCCGGGAGATCTCGGAGGAGAAGCAGACCTCGGTGATCAGCGGCTCCGCGGCCAGCACCGACAAGCGCTACACGGTGCTCTTCAAGGACTACGAGAATCCTGACGAACTGCGGAAGCTCGCCGGCAAGATCAAGGACCACACGCTTCACCACCTCGACCGCTACCTCGAGCAAGCGGAGGCCTCGCTGCAGCGCAATGGCGTGCAGGTTCATTTCGCCGATACCGGCGACGACGCCAAGGCGACGATCCTTTCCATCCTGAAGGAGCGCGGCATTTCGAAGCTCACCAAGTCGAAGTCGATGGCGGCGGAGGAGATCCACCTCAATCCGTATCTCATCGAGCACGGCGTCGAGTGCCTGGAGTCCGACCTCGGTGAGTTCATCATCCAGCTCGACGATGACGTGCCGTCGCACATCGTCCGCCCGATCATTCACAAGAACCGCCGCGAAATCGCGCGGACCTTCCAGCGCGAAGGCATCGCAGCAGACTACAACGACGATCCCGAAACCATCACCCGCCGCGCCCGCGTCTTCTTGCGTGAGAAGTACATGCAGGCCGAAGCGGTGATCACCGGCGGCAACTTCATCTCCGCGGAAAGCGGCCGGCTGGTACTGGTGACCAACGAAGGCAACTCACGCTTCGGCATGGCACCGTCGAAGATCCACATCGCGCTGGTGGGCATCGAGAAGCTGGTGCCGACCGACCGCGACTTGGCGGTGTTTCTCAATCTGTTAGGCCGCAGTGCCACGGGCCAGCAGCTCACCGTTTACACCGAATTCATCTCGGGGCCGAAGGATGACAGCCAGCCATCCGGCCCGGAGGAAATGCACGTGGTCTTCCTCAACAACGGCCGCACCGATGTGCTTGAGTCCAACTGCCGCGATATCCTGCGCTGCATCCGCTGCTCCGCGTGCCAGAACGTATGCCCGGTCTATCGCCAGGCCTCGGGCCACGCCTACCGCGCCACCTATGGTGGACCGGTTGGAGCGGTGCTGTCGCCGCTGCTCGCCGGCAAGGAGTTCCCCGAGCTGGCCGACCTTCCCAAGGCCTCGTCGCTCTGCGGTGCCTGCAATGAAGTCTGCCCGGTCGACATTCCCATCCCTGATTTGCTGTTGCGCCTGCGCGACAAGGCGAAGCGCGAAAAGATCCATTCGCCCGGCGCGCCGCCGATGAGCCCGTTTGCGACGCTTGCCACCTCCCCCGCCCTGTGGCGCACCGCGATGACCATGAGCAAGGCGATGAACCATCTTCCCATCCAGGTCGCGCCGGTGAAGCCACTGCAGGAATGGCTCGGCCAACGCACCCTGCCCGAGTGGCACGGCGGCGACTTCCGCAAGTGGCTCAACAACCGTTCTAACAAGTCCCAGTCGAAGCCCAAGTCGTCATGAGTTCCCGCGACACCATTTTCTCGAAGATCCGCACCGCCCTTGGTGAAGTGAAGGACAAGGCCGACTACCCGGACTACGACCCCGCGGTGCTGCACGCGAAGCCCAGGCTCGAAGGCACACCACGCGAGGCCTTCACCCGCAACTTCATCACCGTTGGCGGCGAGGTCATGCGCGACGTGACCGAGCTCGCCGCCTTCCTCCAGCAGCAGGGAAACACCCGCGGCTACTGCGATCCCGCGCTGATGGACGAAGTCGGCAACGCCCTCGCCGCCGCCGGGCTGACCGTGGAGACGGAATATGACCGCAGCCGTTACGAGGACTACCAGTTC from Luteolibacter arcticus encodes the following:
- the pheA gene encoding prephenate dehydratase; this encodes MNLDDIRKHIDDIDGQLLDLLSSRADLVHQVGEVKKRDGLQIYAPEREEALLRRLIERNKGRLPEKSIRAIYREIMSAALALEDDLKIAYLGPEGSWTHQAAIKKFGHSVDYTPLPNFSEVFDQVARRRADYGVVPIENSTEGAVNHTLDLFVDSPLQICAQILLRIENCLMADVPREQIKSLYSHPQALAQCRGWILKHFPKADLVEVSSTTRAAQLAKENVADGAAAIGSPAAAEMYGLTVLEESIQDRATNTTRFLVIGEKTCPPTGKDRTSLLFAIHDRPGSLVRALQAFDQFHINMSKIESRPSKRKDWEYIFYVDLSGHCEDPVVKGGIEELEKHCSMVKLLGSYPDAGE
- a CDS encoding quinone-dependent dihydroorotate dehydrogenase, producing MPDAYDLARSLLFCLDAESAHHLSLRGLRMAEKSGVLPLLFPADEFVSPVEVMGLRFPNRVGLAAGLDKEGNTIDALGRLGFGFVEIGTITPRPQAGNPKPRLFRLIEHEAIINRMGFNNPGITAGVENVRGSKHFEGVIGFNIGKNKDTPNENAADDYLACLKAAYPVADYIAVNLSSPNTPGLRDLQGEEASARLLERLKKEQAALEKEHGKRVPLLFKVAPDIDPPHVTALAKVFLDGGLDGLIATNTTLAREPVAGHPRANEAGGLSGRPLTQRSTEIIRAFSSEFGGKVPIIGVGGISCAADAVEKIHAGASLVQIYSAFIYQGPRLVHECARALDTLDL
- a CDS encoding glycine zipper domain-containing protein gives rise to the protein MKKSLALLAIAAGLATSCSGPTGPNTQRGAVIGALGGAAAGAVIGNQSGRAGEGALIGGAAGAAGGAAIGNAQDTENRRRYNGGY
- a CDS encoding protein-disulfide reductase DsbD family protein yields the protein MRFQRLLITTLLAGFISSNPPAQAQEDLLDSLMPKLGDEATSDTVATLVPEVKSVAPGKPFSVALKLQHPAGWHSYYLNSGGIEKSPEIKWTLPEGFTASELQWPTPEVTDGLFGKSFSYSGTPVFLTEITPPANLPAGSTITLKASAVWQICREGQCRDEPKDGPAKFEIALPVNASSEPDPTQVPLFAAARAEIPQPAKDWSVTAETSGTELRLRLKGVTADLSQASLTFIPDYPFIALALDGAGLTRDGDDWLLTLKRVTKDPVLDQPVPQGKEIAGVLVGKSAITGESKVVQVPPTKIGKAPAAPLSLAAFLPVLGGMLLGGLILNLMPCVFPVIGLKIMGFVQQSGQDRKKIVLHGLAFTAGVLISFWALSGVLFALRSAAGPGQEIGWGYQLQNPWTVLVLMLLMFVMGLSMYGIFEIGTSVTSVGGKLQTKQGVSGSFFSGILATVVATPCSAPFLGAAIGAAIALPPFQFFTAFTAMALGLSLPYLILSIFPKLVDLLPRPGAWMESFKQAMAFLLFATAGYLLWVYVGQIDLDNMLNVIFGLTAVAIAAWIFGRWHSPFRSRRVKTVALVLTVLFAAGGVKLAAPPAKSEITWEPWSQARVDELLDEGTPVYVDFTAKWCATCQLNKKRAYPKEVVALMKERGMVLMRADKTNPDPAIDAKLEELGRSAIPVNVLYVPEKDPVITPELLDAGYMKDLITREVPLPEKK
- a CDS encoding alpha amylase C-terminal domain-containing protein, which codes for MSDIPQLVRDDPWLESHAGSIQQRIDRFRATLSDIEARSGSLAAHAAGHQLTGIHRQPDGGWMIREWLPKAKAVSLVGDFNGWNRDSHPLAPARGGVWQLHLPAGTLGHGQKVKLHITGADGSHRDRIPACILRAVQDPETHDFSGQIWEPEEQYVWRNDFDPSSVKVPLIYEAHVGMSGEEGRVHSYREFANATLPRIAAGGYNVVQLMAVQEHPYYGSFGYHVSSFFAPSSRFGTPEDLKYLVDTAHGLGIAVLLDIVHSHAVKNIAEGLNDLDGSGNLYFHGDDRGDHPQWDSKVFDYGRPEVRQFLLSNVRHWLDEFHFDGFRFDGITSMLYWHRGTEAFDNYDKYFTHGVDNDAILYLQLATTLAQELRPGAIVIAEDMSGMPGLCRPVKEGGVGFTHRLAMGIPDFWIKLLKHTRDEDWNLDEIWGTLVNRRHGEANIAYAESHDQALVGDKTLAFWLMDEKMYWNMGKDDPDPVVERGIALHKIIRLLTFALGGEGWLNFMGNEFGHPEWLDFPREGNGWSYHYCRRQWSLAENPALKYVWMGAFDRAMLETGKQHGLPGAERAQNIWMDYEAKIMAARRGDLVFVFNLSVDQSRPDFEVPVPGTGAYRLVLDTDASVFGGQGRVDASIEYPVSAEGKLTIYSPARTAMVFAPAG
- a CDS encoding (Fe-S)-binding protein; protein product: MAAATQARPAGKNVLLMGTCLCDAFYDDVARATVEVLEHLGVTVHFPENQTCCGQPAFNSGDWPASRKVARYTAGVFSGDLPVIVPSGSCAAMNFHGNPLQFEECPDPSIDSLARRTWEVCDFIVNGLGVHEWKGAFEKPTRLAFHRSCHSRGTNTGEAITALLSSIQNAEVIPFGQAEQCCGFGGTFSVTFPHISGRMGSLKLDHILDVQPDLLVSGDMSCLMHITGLARVQGRPIEHKHAIQVLRDTLR
- a CDS encoding sugar O-acetyltransferase — encoded protein: MTEEQKMLAGEPYSSRDPELIEQYHLSRALLKEFHALDSRDLARRTRVLGKLFRHLGDGAWLEAPFACEYGRYISIGRNTFVNVNCVFADNNFITIGDDTLIGPAVQIYTAGHPLLPEERASPPGSASPYVTTGKPVSIGNQCWIGGGAIILPGVTIGDGCTIGAGSVVTKSIPSRSVAAGNPCRILKTLP
- a CDS encoding lactate utilization protein B, with the protein product MIDHQLIDTYAREISEEKQTSVISGSAASTDKRYTVLFKDYENPDELRKLAGKIKDHTLHHLDRYLEQAEASLQRNGVQVHFADTGDDAKATILSILKERGISKLTKSKSMAAEEIHLNPYLIEHGVECLESDLGEFIIQLDDDVPSHIVRPIIHKNRREIARTFQREGIAADYNDDPETITRRARVFLREKYMQAEAVITGGNFISAESGRLVLVTNEGNSRFGMAPSKIHIALVGIEKLVPTDRDLAVFLNLLGRSATGQQLTVYTEFISGPKDDSQPSGPEEMHVVFLNNGRTDVLESNCRDILRCIRCSACQNVCPVYRQASGHAYRATYGGPVGAVLSPLLAGKEFPELADLPKASSLCGACNEVCPVDIPIPDLLLRLRDKAKREKIHSPGAPPMSPFATLATSPALWRTAMTMSKAMNHLPIQVAPVKPLQEWLGQRTLPEWHGGDFRKWLNNRSNKSQSKPKSS
- a CDS encoding LutC/YkgG family protein, whose product is MSSRDTIFSKIRTALGEVKDKADYPDYDPAVLHAKPRLEGTPREAFTRNFITVGGEVMRDVTELAAFLQQQGNTRGYCDPALMDEVGNALAAAGLTVETEYDRSRYEDYQFGITRATGAIAESGSLILDDAHTSDRLAALSPWVHIGVLRESEIHRTIPEAMAALGPSRNILWATGPSKTADVEGILIEGVHGPGEQVALFI